The proteins below come from a single Streptomyces sp. M92 genomic window:
- the yczE gene encoding membrane protein YczE: MSSRPSRPSQSRHLVRRLTQLYGGLVLYGASSALLVRSGLGLEPWNVLHQGLAERTGLSMGVVLTILGALVLLLWIPLRQRPGLGTVSNVLVIGVAMDATLAVVPDAHGWTLRIAAMVAGIVLNGAATGLYIAARFGPGPRDGLMTGLNRRTGLSVRLVRTAVEITVVVTGFALGGTVGVGTLLYALSIGPLAQVFLRVFAVPAASDGSTVVAAGQPRRAILRR, from the coding sequence TTGTCCAGCCGACCCAGCCGACCCAGCCAGTCCCGTCACCTCGTCCGCCGCCTCACCCAGCTCTACGGCGGTCTGGTGCTGTACGGCGCCAGTTCGGCGCTGCTCGTCAGGTCCGGGCTCGGGCTGGAACCGTGGAACGTGCTGCACCAGGGCCTCGCCGAGCGCACGGGCCTGTCGATGGGCGTGGTGCTGACCATCCTGGGCGCGTTGGTGCTGCTGCTGTGGATTCCGCTGCGCCAGCGGCCGGGCCTCGGCACGGTCTCGAACGTGCTGGTGATCGGCGTCGCGATGGACGCGACGCTGGCCGTCGTGCCCGACGCCCACGGCTGGACGCTGCGGATCGCCGCGATGGTGGCCGGGATCGTCCTGAACGGCGCGGCCACCGGGCTGTACATCGCCGCGCGCTTCGGTCCGGGCCCGCGCGACGGACTGATGACGGGGCTGAACCGGCGTACGGGGCTCTCGGTGCGCCTGGTGCGCACGGCCGTCGAGATCACCGTGGTGGTGACGGGCTTCGCCCTCGGCGGCACGGTCGGCGTCGGCACCCTCCTGTACGCCCTGTCGATCGGCCCGCTCGCCCAGGTGTTCCTGCGCGTGTTCGCCGTCCCGGCGGCATCCGACGGCAGCACGGTGGTTGCCGCCGGTCAACCCCGGCGCGCGATACTGCGTCGGTGA
- a CDS encoding polyprenol monophosphomannose synthase: MNDGDGTPAAAGQGRRFGPLGTALVIIPTYNEAENIKAIVARVREAVPEAHVLVADDNSPDGTGKLADELAAGDDHVQVLHRKGKEGLGAAYLAGFHWGLEHGYGVLIEMDADGSHQPEELPRLLTALKGADLVLGSRWVPGGRVVNWPRSREFISRGGSMYSRLALDLPLRDITGGYRAFRRETLEGLGLDEVASQGYCFQVDLARRAIKAGYHVVEVPITFVEREHGDSKMSRDILVEALWRVTTWGVGERVGKVLGRDRRPDPAADAPAADTSAQATDNNA; encoded by the coding sequence GTGAACGACGGCGACGGGACGCCCGCAGCGGCGGGGCAGGGGAGGCGGTTCGGTCCCCTGGGCACGGCTTTGGTGATCATTCCGACCTACAACGAGGCGGAGAACATCAAGGCGATCGTCGCGCGCGTGCGTGAAGCGGTCCCCGAGGCGCACGTACTGGTGGCCGACGACAACAGCCCCGACGGCACCGGCAAGCTCGCCGACGAGCTGGCCGCCGGGGACGACCACGTCCAGGTCCTGCACCGCAAGGGCAAGGAAGGCCTGGGCGCCGCCTACCTCGCGGGCTTCCACTGGGGTCTGGAGCACGGCTACGGCGTGCTGATCGAGATGGACGCCGACGGCTCCCACCAGCCCGAGGAACTGCCCCGGCTGCTGACCGCGCTCAAGGGCGCGGACCTGGTCCTCGGCTCCCGCTGGGTGCCCGGCGGCCGGGTGGTGAACTGGCCCAGGTCCCGCGAGTTCATCTCCCGCGGCGGCAGCATGTACTCGCGCCTCGCACTCGACCTGCCGCTGCGCGACATCACCGGCGGCTACCGTGCCTTCCGCCGCGAGACGCTCGAAGGGCTCGGCCTGGACGAGGTGGCCTCCCAGGGCTACTGCTTCCAGGTCGATCTCGCCCGCAGGGCGATCAAGGCCGGCTACCACGTCGTCGAGGTGCCGATCACCTTCGTCGAGCGCGAGCACGGCGACTCCAAGATGAGCCGTGACATCCTCGTGGAGGCGCTCTGGCGGGTCACCACGTGGGGCGTGGGGGAGCGGGTCGGCAAGGTCCTGGGCCGCGACCGCCGGCCCGACCCGGCGGCGGACGCGCCGGCGGCCGACACATCGGCACAGGCGACGGACAACAACGCCTGA
- a CDS encoding amidohydrolase gives MSEPTASSTTASTTVLLRRGEVHSPADPFATAMVVERGQVAWVGSEGAADAFADGVDEVIDLDGALVAPAFTDAHVHTTSTGLALTGLDLSGAPTREAALALVRDFAAARPADRVLLGHGWDASRWPDGQPPARAELDAATGGRPLYLSRIDVHSAVVTTALLDLVPGDVTRADGPLTAEAHHAVRAAALGALAPAQRTEAQRAALAHAASLGIGTVHECAGPEISSEDDLTGLLRLAAEEAGPRVMGYWAEQDVDKARELGAIGAAGDLFVDGALGSHTACLHQPYADAGHTGTAYLDAGAVAAHVVACIEAGLQAGFHAIGDAAVGAVVQGVRAAAEKLGLARVRAARHRVEHAEMLTPEDIAAFAELGLTASVQPAFDALWGGEDGMYAQRLGAERARTLNPYAALLRAGVPLAFGSDSPVTPLDPWGTVRAAAFHRAPEHRVSVRAAFTAHTRGGWRAIGRDDAGALVPGAPADYAVWRTGELVVQTPDDRVARWSTDPRSGTPGLPDLSPGGDLPVCLRTVVGGRTVFVRPGE, from the coding sequence ATGAGTGAGCCCACCGCCTCGTCCACCACCGCGTCCACGACCGTCCTGCTGCGCCGCGGCGAGGTCCACAGTCCCGCCGACCCCTTCGCGACGGCGATGGTCGTCGAACGCGGCCAGGTCGCCTGGGTCGGCTCCGAGGGCGCCGCGGACGCCTTCGCCGACGGCGTGGACGAGGTGATCGACCTGGACGGCGCCCTGGTCGCCCCGGCGTTCACCGACGCACACGTGCACACGACGTCCACCGGCCTCGCCCTCACCGGCCTGGACCTCTCCGGTGCCCCCACCCGAGAGGCCGCCCTCGCCCTCGTACGGGACTTCGCAGCGGCCCGCCCGGCCGACCGGGTGCTCCTCGGCCACGGCTGGGACGCCTCCCGGTGGCCCGACGGGCAGCCCCCGGCCCGCGCCGAACTGGACGCGGCCACCGGCGGGCGTCCCCTCTACCTCAGCCGTATCGACGTCCACTCGGCCGTCGTCACCACCGCCCTGCTCGACCTCGTCCCCGGCGACGTCACCCGCGCGGACGGCCCGCTCACCGCCGAGGCCCACCACGCCGTGCGCGCCGCCGCCCTCGGGGCCCTCGCCCCCGCCCAGCGCACCGAGGCCCAGCGCGCCGCCCTCGCGCACGCCGCCTCCCTCGGCATCGGAACCGTTCACGAGTGCGCGGGCCCGGAGATCTCCTCCGAGGACGACCTCACCGGCCTGCTGCGGCTGGCGGCCGAGGAGGCCGGCCCGCGCGTCATGGGCTACTGGGCCGAACAGGACGTCGACAAGGCGCGGGAGTTGGGCGCGATCGGCGCGGCCGGGGACCTCTTCGTCGACGGCGCCCTCGGCTCGCACACCGCGTGCCTGCACCAGCCGTACGCCGACGCCGGCCACACCGGCACCGCCTACCTCGACGCCGGCGCCGTCGCCGCCCACGTCGTCGCCTGCATCGAGGCCGGCCTCCAGGCGGGCTTCCACGCCATCGGCGACGCAGCCGTCGGAGCCGTGGTCCAGGGCGTGCGCGCGGCCGCCGAGAAGCTCGGCCTCGCCCGCGTCCGCGCCGCCCGCCACCGCGTGGAACACGCCGAGATGCTGACCCCCGAGGACATCGCGGCCTTCGCCGAACTGGGCCTGACCGCGTCCGTCCAGCCCGCCTTCGACGCCCTGTGGGGCGGCGAGGACGGCATGTACGCGCAGCGGCTGGGCGCCGAACGGGCCCGCACCCTCAACCCCTACGCGGCCCTGCTGCGCGCCGGTGTTCCGCTCGCCTTCGGCTCCGACAGCCCGGTCACGCCCCTCGACCCGTGGGGCACCGTCCGGGCCGCCGCCTTCCACCGCGCGCCCGAGCACCGCGTCTCCGTCCGCGCGGCCTTCACCGCCCACACACGCGGCGGCTGGCGGGCGATCGGACGCGACGACGCGGGCGCCCTGGTGCCGGGCGCACCCGCCGACTACGCCGTGTGGCGCACCGGCGAGCTCGTCGTCCAGACCCCCGACGACCGGGTGGCCCGCTGGTCGACCGACCCCCGCTCGGGTACTCCGGGCCTGCCCGACCTGTCTCCGGGCGGTGACCTGCCCGTCTGCCTGCGCACCGTGGTGGGAGGCCGGACGGTGTTCGTACGGCCGGGCGAGTGA
- a CDS encoding RNA polymerase-binding protein RbpA, with protein MSERALRGTRLVVTSYETDRGIDLAPRQAVEYACEKGHRFEMPFSVEAEIPPEWECKVCGAQALLVDGDGPEEKKAKPARTHWDMLMERRTREELEEVLEERLAVLRSGAMNIAVHPRDSRKSA; from the coding sequence ATGAGTGAGCGAGCTCTTCGCGGCACGCGCCTCGTGGTGACCAGCTACGAGACGGACCGCGGCATCGACCTGGCCCCGCGCCAGGCCGTGGAGTACGCATGCGAGAAGGGGCATCGATTCGAGATGCCCTTCTCGGTCGAGGCGGAGATCCCGCCGGAGTGGGAGTGCAAGGTCTGCGGGGCCCAGGCACTCCTGGTGGACGGCGACGGCCCTGAGGAGAAGAAGGCCAAGCCCGCGCGTACGCACTGGGACATGCTGATGGAGCGGCGCACCCGCGAGGAACTCGAAGAGGTCCTCGAGGAGCGGCTGGCCGTTCTGCGCTCCGGCGCGATGAACATCGCGGTGCACCCGCGAGACAGCCGCAAGAGTGCGTGA
- a CDS encoding glycerophosphodiester phosphodiesterase, with protein sequence MTTPIRRPRHPYLDHPGPLAFAHRGGTADGLENTLRQFRRAVEAGYRYIETDVHATRDGKLVAFHDATLDRVTDGAGRIADLPWERVRHARVAGEEPVPLFEELLETFPDVRWNIDVKAEPALLPLLELIERTNAWDRICVGSFSEARVVRAQRLAGPRLATSYGTRGVLNLRLRSWGVPAALRSSAVAAQVPEVQSGIQVVDHRFVRAAHARGLQVHVWTVNEPDRMHRLLDLGVDGIMTDHIDTLREVMEDRGVWV encoded by the coding sequence GTGACCACCCCGATACGCCGTCCGCGCCACCCCTACCTGGACCACCCCGGTCCGCTCGCCTTCGCCCACCGGGGCGGGACGGCGGACGGTCTGGAGAACACGCTGCGGCAGTTCCGGCGCGCGGTCGAGGCGGGCTACCGGTACATCGAGACCGACGTCCACGCCACACGGGACGGAAAACTCGTCGCCTTCCACGACGCGACCCTGGACCGGGTGACGGACGGGGCCGGGCGGATCGCCGACCTGCCGTGGGAAAGGGTGCGTCACGCGCGCGTGGCGGGCGAGGAGCCGGTGCCGCTGTTCGAGGAACTCCTGGAGACCTTCCCCGACGTGCGCTGGAACATCGACGTGAAGGCGGAGCCCGCACTGCTGCCCCTGCTGGAGCTGATCGAGCGGACGAACGCCTGGGACCGGATCTGCGTCGGCTCCTTCTCCGAGGCGCGCGTCGTGCGCGCCCAGCGGCTGGCCGGGCCGCGCCTGGCCACCTCGTACGGCACCCGGGGCGTCCTCAACCTGCGGCTGCGCTCCTGGGGCGTCCCGGCGGCGCTGCGGAGTTCGGCGGTGGCCGCTCAGGTGCCCGAGGTCCAGTCGGGCATCCAGGTGGTGGACCACCGCTTCGTGCGCGCCGCCCACGCGCGCGGACTCCAGGTGCACGTCTGGACGGTGAACGAGCCCGACCGCATGCACCGGCTCCTGGACCTGGGAGTGGATGGCATCATGACCGATCACATCGACACACTGCGCGAGGTCATGGAGGACCGCGGCGTCTGGGTCTGA
- a CDS encoding MFS transporter, whose protein sequence is MGTDTLRTDAADGAGDRRREQRGWYFYDWACSVYSTSVVTVFLGPYLTSVAQAAADADGYVHPLGIPVRAGSFFAYSVSLSVIVAVLVMPLVGAAADRSGRRKPLLAAAAYTGAAATTAMFFLDGDRYLLGGLLLIVANAAQSVAMMLYNSYLPQIAPPEERDAVSSRGWAFGYAAGALVLVANLVLYTGHDSFGLTESEAVRVCLASAGLWWGAFALIPLRRLRDRRAPAREGSALPGFRQLAATVRDMRRHPLTLAFLLAYLVYNDGIQTVISQASVYGSEELGLGQSTLIVAVLLVQVLAVAGALALGRLARRYGAKRTILGSLVAWTVTLAAGYFLPAGAPAWFFVLAAGIGLVLGGSQALSRSLFSHLVPPGKEAEYFAAYELSDRGTSWLGPLLFGLTYQLTGSYRDAIISLVAFFALGFVLLARVPVRRAIGDAGNPVPERI, encoded by the coding sequence GTGGGCACCGACACCCTGCGGACGGACGCGGCCGACGGCGCCGGGGACCGGCGGCGCGAACAGCGCGGCTGGTACTTCTACGACTGGGCGTGCTCGGTCTACTCGACGAGCGTGGTCACCGTGTTCCTGGGGCCCTATCTGACCTCCGTCGCTCAGGCGGCGGCGGACGCGGACGGGTACGTGCACCCGCTCGGCATACCCGTGCGCGCCGGATCGTTCTTCGCCTACTCGGTGTCCCTGTCGGTGATCGTGGCGGTGCTCGTGATGCCCCTGGTGGGCGCCGCCGCCGACCGCTCTGGCCGCAGGAAGCCGCTGCTGGCCGCGGCCGCGTACACCGGCGCCGCGGCCACCACCGCGATGTTCTTCCTGGACGGCGACCGCTACCTGCTGGGCGGCCTGCTCCTGATCGTCGCCAACGCCGCGCAGTCCGTGGCGATGATGCTCTACAACTCCTACCTGCCCCAGATCGCCCCGCCCGAGGAGCGCGACGCGGTCTCCTCGCGGGGGTGGGCCTTCGGCTACGCGGCCGGGGCCCTGGTCCTGGTCGCCAACCTGGTCCTCTACACCGGTCATGACTCCTTCGGGCTGACCGAGAGCGAGGCGGTCCGCGTCTGCCTGGCCTCCGCCGGGCTGTGGTGGGGCGCGTTCGCACTCATTCCGCTGCGGCGGCTGCGCGACCGCCGCGCTCCCGCGCGGGAGGGCTCCGCCCTGCCCGGGTTCCGGCAGCTCGCCGCGACCGTCCGCGACATGCGGCGCCACCCGCTGACACTGGCCTTCCTGCTGGCGTACCTGGTCTACAACGACGGGATCCAGACGGTGATCTCCCAGGCGTCCGTGTACGGCTCCGAGGAACTGGGCCTCGGCCAGTCCACGCTCATCGTGGCGGTGCTGCTGGTCCAGGTGCTCGCGGTGGCGGGCGCGCTGGCGCTCGGGCGGCTGGCACGGAGGTACGGGGCCAAGCGGACGATCCTGGGGTCGCTGGTCGCCTGGACGGTCACGCTGGCGGCCGGGTACTTCCTGCCGGCCGGGGCGCCGGCCTGGTTCTTCGTGCTGGCCGCGGGCATCGGACTGGTCCTGGGCGGCAGTCAGGCGCTGTCCCGCTCCCTTTTCTCCCACCTGGTCCCGCCCGGCAAGGAGGCCGAGTACTTCGCGGCGTACGAGCTGAGCGACCGCGGGACGAGCTGGTTGGGGCCGCTGCTGTTCGGGCTCACCTACCAGCTGACCGGGAGCTACCGCGACGCGATCATCTCACTGGTCGCCTTCTTCGCCCTCGGTTTCGTGCTCCTCGCGCGGGTGCCGGTGCGGCGGGCGATCGGCGACGCGGGCAATCCGGTACCCGAAAGGATTTAG
- the fxsA gene encoding FxsA family membrane protein — protein sequence MTTGAQTPSSPARPPRSKLRTFVPLGIAAWLVLEIWLLTVVAGASSGFVVFLLLVAGVVLGSVVIKAAGRRAFRSLQETVRQQQSGVLPGARPNSEGNGLMMLGGLLLIIPGLISDALGLLILLPPVQKAVSRHAERTVERKLREAGPGTLGDAFRQARMHQPDGKVVQGEVIRDEPGDAPQDPRPPLTH from the coding sequence ATGACGACTGGCGCTCAGACCCCCAGTTCCCCCGCCCGGCCCCCGCGTTCCAAGCTGCGCACCTTCGTGCCGCTGGGCATCGCCGCGTGGCTCGTCCTGGAGATCTGGCTGCTGACCGTGGTCGCGGGTGCCTCCAGTGGGTTCGTGGTCTTCCTGCTGCTGGTCGCGGGCGTCGTCCTCGGTTCCGTGGTGATCAAGGCGGCGGGCCGCCGGGCGTTCCGCAGTCTCCAGGAGACCGTGCGACAGCAGCAGTCCGGCGTCCTGCCCGGGGCCCGGCCGAACAGCGAGGGCAACGGGCTGATGATGCTGGGCGGACTGCTCCTGATCATCCCGGGCCTGATCTCCGACGCGCTGGGCCTGCTGATACTGCTGCCCCCGGTCCAGAAGGCCGTGAGCCGCCACGCGGAGCGGACGGTGGAGCGCAAGCTCCGCGAGGCGGGCCCGGGCACCCTGGGCGACGCCTTCCGCCAGGCCCGCATGCACCAGCCGGACGGCAAGGTCGTCCAGGGCGAGGTCATACGGGACGAGCCGGGCGACGCCCCGCAGGACCCCCGCCCTCCGCTGACCCACTGA
- a CDS encoding SCO1417 family MocR-like transcription factor: protein MAQWTSAVGAGQLARLLGSQQDRPAGPGTRRPPAYRALADGIRLLVLEGRVPVAARLPAERELALALTVSRTTVAAAYEALRAEGFLESRRGAGSWTAVPAGNPLPARGLEPLPPEALGSMIDLGCAALPAPEPWLTRAVQGALEELPPYAHTHGDYPAGLPALRAMIAERYTARGIPTMPEQIMVTTGAMGAIDAICHLFGGRGERIAVESPSYANILQLMREAGARLVPVAMAEGLTGWDVDRWRQVLRDAAPRIAYVVADFHNPTGALADDDQRRRLVDAARSAGTVLVADETMSELWLDDDVEMPRPVCAFDPAGSTVVTVGSASKAFWAGMRIGWVRAAPDVIRSLVAARAYADLGTPVLEQLGVNWLFSTGGWEQAVRVRREQARQNRDELVAAVRRELPGWEFEVPRGGLTLWVRTGGLSGSRLAEAGERVGVRVPSGPRFGVDGAFEGYVRLPFTVGGAVAEEAAVRLAAAARLVENGGVGGGEPPRTFVA from the coding sequence ATGGCGCAGTGGACCTCGGCCGTGGGGGCGGGGCAGCTCGCCCGGCTGCTCGGCTCCCAGCAGGACCGCCCCGCCGGGCCCGGCACCCGCCGACCGCCCGCCTACCGGGCGCTCGCCGACGGCATCCGCCTGCTGGTGCTCGAAGGACGCGTACCGGTCGCCGCCCGGCTGCCCGCCGAGCGCGAGCTGGCCCTGGCCCTGACCGTCAGCCGCACCACCGTCGCCGCCGCCTACGAGGCCCTGCGCGCGGAGGGCTTCCTCGAGTCCCGCCGCGGTGCCGGCAGCTGGACGGCGGTACCGGCGGGGAACCCCCTGCCCGCGCGCGGCCTGGAGCCGCTGCCGCCCGAGGCCCTCGGGTCGATGATCGACCTCGGCTGCGCGGCGCTGCCCGCCCCCGAGCCCTGGCTCACCCGCGCCGTGCAGGGAGCCCTGGAGGAACTTCCCCCCTACGCGCACACCCACGGCGACTATCCCGCCGGGCTGCCTGCCCTGCGCGCGATGATCGCGGAGCGCTACACGGCGCGCGGCATCCCGACCATGCCCGAGCAGATCATGGTGACCACGGGGGCGATGGGCGCGATCGATGCCATCTGCCACCTCTTCGGGGGCCGGGGCGAGCGCATCGCCGTGGAGTCGCCGTCGTACGCGAACATCCTCCAGCTGATGCGCGAGGCGGGGGCCCGGCTGGTGCCCGTCGCGATGGCCGAGGGGCTCACTGGGTGGGACGTGGACCGCTGGCGCCAGGTGCTGCGCGACGCCGCGCCCCGCATCGCCTACGTCGTCGCCGACTTCCACAACCCCACCGGCGCGCTCGCCGACGACGACCAGCGGCGCCGGCTGGTGGACGCGGCCCGCTCGGCGGGGACGGTACTCGTGGCCGACGAGACGATGAGCGAGCTGTGGCTGGACGACGACGTCGAGATGCCGCGCCCGGTGTGCGCCTTCGACCCGGCCGGCTCCACGGTCGTCACCGTCGGCTCCGCCAGCAAGGCCTTCTGGGCCGGCATGCGCATCGGCTGGGTCCGCGCCGCGCCCGACGTGATCCGCAGTCTGGTCGCCGCGCGGGCGTACGCCGACCTGGGCACGCCCGTGCTGGAGCAGCTGGGCGTGAACTGGCTTTTCAGCACCGGCGGCTGGGAGCAGGCCGTCCGGGTGCGGCGCGAGCAGGCCCGGCAGAACCGGGACGAGCTGGTGGCCGCCGTACGCCGTGAGCTGCCCGGCTGGGAATTCGAGGTACCGCGCGGGGGCCTCACCCTGTGGGTGCGGACCGGTGGCCTGTCGGGTTCGCGTCTCGCCGAGGCGGGGGAACGGGTCGGGGTGCGGGTCCCGTCCGGGCCGCGGTTCGGGGTCGACGGGGCCTTCGAGGGGTACGTCCGGCTGCCGTTCACCGTCGGCGGCGCGGTTGCCGAGGAGGCGGCGGTACGGCTGGCCGCCGCGGCCCGGCTGGTGGAGAACGGAGGCGTCGGGGGCGGCGAGCCGCCGCGGACGTTCGTGGCGTAG
- a CDS encoding Lrp/AsnC family transcriptional regulator, translating into MEELDRQIVQLLVKDGRMSYTDLGKATGLSTSAVHQRVRRLEQRGVIRGYAAVVDPEAVGLPMTAFISVKPFDPSAPDDIADRLAGVPEIEACHSVAGDENYILKVRVSTPHELEELLARVRSLAGVSTRTTVVLSTPYEARPPRI; encoded by the coding sequence ATGGAGGAGCTGGATCGACAGATCGTGCAGCTGCTCGTCAAGGACGGGCGGATGAGCTACACGGACCTGGGCAAGGCCACGGGCCTGTCCACGTCAGCCGTGCACCAGCGGGTGCGGCGGCTGGAGCAGCGCGGCGTCATCCGCGGCTACGCCGCGGTCGTCGACCCGGAGGCCGTCGGGCTGCCGATGACCGCGTTCATCTCCGTGAAACCGTTCGACCCCAGCGCACCCGACGACATCGCGGACCGCCTGGCCGGCGTGCCGGAGATCGAGGCCTGCCACAGCGTGGCGGGCGACGAGAACTACATCCTCAAGGTGCGTGTGTCGACCCCGCACGAGCTGGAGGAACTCCTCGCCCGGGTGCGCTCCCTGGCCGGCGTCTCGACCCGGACCACCGTCGTGCTCTCCACTCCGTACGAGGCCCGGCCGCCCCGGATCTGA